Within the Cololabis saira isolate AMF1-May2022 chromosome 22, fColSai1.1, whole genome shotgun sequence genome, the region tatatatatatataggctgctgcccccgcgaccccccccgacccgggaacggataaagcggcggacgatggatggatggatggttatttgtattctgtttttttacttttttgtactctcttaattatgtaaataaaaacatggcataAAATGTATGTGTTGTTAAAGCTTTATTTACACTATGTTAAGACCTTGGAAGAAGCAGGTGATTTTGTTATCATAATGACTTGATACATCAAATTTTTCCGCCTCTGAATAATGGATAAAATGATCATCTGCTGCCTTCATCATCTGACTGTTGTCTCAGCGGCAAAACCATAATATCCCAACAATATTGTATCGAAGCGTTTTGAtctaatacaaatataaattatttaaTAACGAACAGCTCTGAACCAAACAGACAAGTCACGAGTCGAGTAGTTAAATGCATTCTTTTTAGTTGCATTAGCGGAACCTCGGACTTTGTAACACGCAATGGCATCAGTTTCTACTATTTTATTAGAttagtaagaaaagaaaagcttctGTAGTCGTGATGTAGGTTTTCTGCTAAGAACAGATAGTCGTTAGTCATTACCAAGTCAGTGACTGGCAAAAACTATTTTTgtgctcatttatttattttatcttactGAATCGAGAAATGCCTTCAAACCGGATCCGTGTAATGATTAATGACATTTTTATGAATCTAGATAGAAGGATTTGCTCGTCCTTATATGCGGATGATGGAGCTATTAGGATTAGGGGGAGAAATGATacaaatgttttgaaaaagatAAAGGAGACTATTCTGAAAGTAGAACAATGGTCCTACAACTGGGGATTCAGATTTTCAACGGCTAAGTCTTGTTATATTTACCTCATTAGGAAGAAAAAGATAGTTTATATGGGCAACCAATAGAAAAAGTCAAGGAATTTAAATATTTGGGGATATGGCTCGATGAAAGGTGTACATGGAAATTGCATGttgaaaaactggaaacaaaatgcaaaaaagtaGTTAATTTAATGAGAGCTATATCTGTATACAACTGGGGAGCAGATAAGCaggcattaaaggggacctattatgaaaaacaggttttttcttgctttctttctgaccagcgatgacatgtttagtcgcatgctctcgctccgccgctggttgtctcagtggtgttcagaaaacgacgtggactttattgacaactgggagacattctggggaaagcccggtctgattagaagggacggcattcatcccacccgggatggtgcagctcttatgtctagaaatctggccaatgttattagacactccccctgacaatgcagggtccaggccaggatgcagagctgtagtttaacagggctggaggcgaggcttagtcagttagaggtccggtttggccaactagaccatagtccgatagaatcctctgcggaccggcccgtagcagctgagcgtaaccgctcccctgcagctccccggcagccggccaggcagggcagctgggtgacggttcggaggaagggtagtcttaaagggctcacagaacaccaccacccgcttcatgtgtctaaccgtttttccccactcagtgacacatctgttgcttctcaaggaccaacgcctgccaacaaaactgtaggattgcattatgtaattagcgactctaaaactgtaaaacatgatattggcgactctggccaggtgcctagcaaaatagaagtggttgcagttccccgccctccaaaagttcaccaggtgcagcgttatagaggcgttaaccaagataaccttgtaaaaattaaaaccaatgtacatttggtaccaattacagaccgaaaaattagatgcggactactaaatatacgatcattaagctctaagtctctgttagtaaatgatataattacagagagcaggagtgatattttctgcttaacagaaacatgattacaggaggaagagtatgttagtttgaatgaatcaactccgcccggctactttaatcatcacattcctagaagcacgggccgaggcggaggagtcgcagcaatttataactccggtctccaaacaaaaattgaacctaagtgcaactataatacatttgaaagcctcatgcttggtctgaaatttccgagccggaaatcagagaagccagttgtgttagtggtagtgtaccggccccctgctggtgcgtatctggagtttttgtcagaattttcagatttcctttctggattattgatcagcacagataaattcatcatagtgggtgattttaacattcatatggatgttgaaagcgataatcttaaattagccttcgattctcttctagaatcaatgggtatctcacaaaaagtggataaaccgacgcactgttttaatcatactctcgatctcgttctcacctacggtgttgaaactgatggtctgttggtgtcacctgtaaactcccttttatccgaccattacttaataacgtttgaatttaattttgttgatgttgaagtgcaaaataggaggtattattttagcagatgtttgtctgatgaagttattgttaaatttagggaggccattgcttatcttacgacagtgcgaaatagtgatgtagtcgaggccagtgacctgggttctacctctgcagatgttgatttccttgctagtaacactgctgatttgttgcattcagctttagatgaagttgctcctttgaaaaggagggtttctagccacaggagcttaactccctggtataattcagatatccgcatgttgaaacaaaacgtgcgtaaaatggaaaggaagtggtactcttgtaggtctgtagactctcatcgtgaatggaaagatattctaatagtatataaaaaagccattcgcaaagccagaacagcttattattcaacgttgatagaggataacaaaagtaacccacgttttctgttcagcactgtagccaggctgacaaagagtcacaactctgttgagccgtgcattcctgcagctctcagtagtgaggactttatgggcttcttcaacagtaaaatcgcgagaattagagaagaaatcaaccagccggttgtaggtgtttcttcagctttagcgacttccctaggctctgacttgtctctagactgttttgatcctatagacctccctgagctgacttcactcgttaatagagctaagtcaaccacatgtatgttagaccccatcccgactcgactattcaaacatattttttctcttattggtacgacaatactggaccaaattaacttatccctaagtttaggatgtgtaccacaggttttcaaagtcgcagtaattaaacctttacttaaaaaatcttctcttgacccagacaccttagctaattatagaccaatttccaaccttccatttgtgtctaaaattctggaaaaggcagtttcaagccagttatgtgactatttgtatagaaatgatctgtttgaagtctttcagtcagggttcagaatgcatcatagcacagagacagcacttgttcgagtcacgaatgacctccttatggcctcagataagggattagtgtccatactggttctactggacctcagtgctgcttttgacactatagatcatggcattttactgcacaggttagagcatgttgggattaaagggacagctctatgttggtttaaatcatacctatctgacaggttccagtttgttcatgtacatgaggtttcttcagaacagtcaagggtctgttatggtgttccgcaggattcagtgctagggccaatcttgttcagtttatacatgcagccgttgggaagtataatccagaatcacggcatacactttcattgttatgctgatgatacgcagctctatttgtctatgaagccggatgaaacagaaccgttagttaaacttcaggcatgtcttagggacatcaaggactggatgtccagaaatttcctgcttctaaattcagataaaacagaggttatcattcttggtccagagcatcttaggaagggattagatggtgttgcgatggcttccagtgcaactgtgagaaatcttggtgttattttcgatcaggatttgtcgtttaaaccatatgtcaatcaggtttgtaaaatagcctttttccatctccgtaatattgcaaagattaggaaaatcctctcacagagtgatgcagaaaaactagttcatgcgtttgtatcttctagactagattactgtaatgtgttgttagcaggatgtccaagtaatttgctgaataggctccagctgatccaaaatgcagcagcacgagtactgacaggaattagcaggagagaccacgtctctccagtgttagcgtcgctccattggttacccgtaaaattcagaatccaatttaaaattgtattacttgcgtataaagcccaaaacggtttagctccgcattatttgcaagacctgatagtgccttatgttcctgtcagagctctccgttctcagagtgcaggtttacttgtagttcctagagtatctaaatgtagatttggagggcgggcgttctgctatcaggcgccactactatggaaccaacttccaatctgggttaagggggctgacaccacctccacctttaaaactaaacttaaaacatttctgtttagtaaagcctatagttagtgtttagtaaacctctagctggtgttggtaaatctctaggtagtgtaaactttagtgtgtcagagtcgctcctgtggtttcttgtgctggcccccccttctcctcccttttctctcttttgtccatgttgcagcatcctttgccggacaccggaacctgcaggtggtcgtgggtggcttgtagcttgcattacggagcacaagtctttccccgaccctgcaccccaacctgggacttgctgattgggccggagcttcgggagctgcgtgctggcctgcggtccccacccctggtcatcccgttgctggcccccccttctcctcccttttctctcttttgtcctgcaggtggcacgtgggtggcttgtagcttgcattacggagcacaagtcttttcctgaccctgcaccccaacctgggacttgctgattgggccggagcttcgggagctgtgtgctggcctgcggtccccacccccggtcatcccgttgctgcttccacctgcctgctgtgctgttgccgtccctgacccaccagtctggccctcggcaggagggtcccccctgatgagcctggtcctgctcaaggtttcttccctcctaaaggggagtttttccttgactgtttggcttaaggtttttctcccactaggggagtttttacctgccattgtttatgtaataactgctcgggggtcatgttctgggtatgggtctctgtaaagcgtctagagacaactctgttgtattagacgctatataaataaaattgaattgaattgaattgaattacagtgtttcaggtacaaaatgactgtttctcgctgagaaaatgccaaaaagcggatttatgTAATAagattgttttaccttctgattttttaaggcaagctattgaaaacgtcagaaaattggagaaaggagtctatgtagttgatttgagagactcatttcattattggactcaccaaaccacttacagtgtttcaggtacaaaatgactgtttctcgctgagaaactgccaaaaagcggatttctgtcataacattgatttaccttctgattttttaaggcaagctattgaaaacgtcagaaaattggagaaaggagtctatgtagttgatttgagagactcatttcattattggactcaccaaaccacttacagtgtttcaggtacaaaatgactgtttctcgctgagaaaatgccaaaaagcggatttctgtcataacattgatttaccttctgatttttcaaggcaagctattgaaaacgtcagaaaattggagaaaggagtctatgtagttgatttgagagactcatttcattattggactcaccaaaccagttacagtgtttcaggtacaaaatgactgtttctcgctgagaaaatgccaaaaagcggatttctgtcataacattgatttaccttctgattttttaaggcaagctattgaaaacgtcagaaaattggagaaagNNNNNNNNNNNNNNNNNNNNNNNNNNNNNNNNNNNNNNNNNNNNNNNNNNNNNNNNNNNNNNNNNNNNNNNNNNNNNNNNNNNNNNNNNNNNNNNNNNNNNNNNNNNNNNNNNNNNNNNNNNNNNNNNNNNNNNNNNNNNNNNNNNNNNNNNNNNNNNNNNNNNNNNNNNNNNNNNNNNNNNNNNNNNNNNNNNNNNNNNNNNNNNNNNNNNNNNNNNNNNNNNNNNNNNNNNNNNNNNNNNNNNNNNNNNNNNNNNNNNNNNNNNNNNNNNNNNNNNNNNNNNNNNNNNNNNNNNNNNNNNNNNNNNNNNNNNNNNNNNNNNNNNNNNNNNNNNNNNNNNNNNNNNNNNNNNNNNNNNNNNNNNNNNNNNNNNNNNNNNNNNNNNNNNNNNNNNNNNNNNNNNNNNNNNNNNNNNNNNNNNNNNNNNNNNNNNNNNNNNNNNNNNNNNNNNNNNNNNNNNNNNNNNNNNNNNNNNNNNNNNNNNNNNNNNNNNNNNNNNCGCCGGTTCGAGCAAAAGTTCCACATCCCCCAGATAATCGGTTGCATCGACGGCACCCACATTCCTGTTTTACCACCAAGTGAAGGCTACAAGGACTTTGTTAACCGAAAAGGATGGCCTTCCTATGTCCTCCAAGCTGTGGTGGACGACACGTATCGGTGAGTTGTgggaaaatacatttaaatactgTGCAGGATctaatttgaaccattttttacAGTCGAGATAAGAAAACACACCTCGAAAAGAGAAATGTAAAGATTTGTCTTCATGTGACCAAGTATACACACAAATGGAAATATTTCAACTTATGTGCAACTGATACAcactttgttgtttgtttgaatCACATTTATTCCTAAATTCATTTTGACTATTAATGGTGGTGAGGGGATACTGTGAAATGCCAAAATATGCACCGTTTTTGAGCGTTAAAGAACGCTTTGCCACCCACCCGCTGTGCAGTCTGAGCATCATGAACTTAATGCGGCTATTATGTCTCATAGGTTTTGGAACATAAGCTGCAAACTGCCTGGAAGTGCCCACGACGCAAACGTTCTTAGGCACTCGGCGTTGTTCAGCCATGCAGATCAGCTACCTAAAGTAAGTCGTCCTATACACTCCAGGTATCTTACTGGACATGCTAAGTCAATATTCAGTATTACCTCTGCATATTATTCTTTCTGGGACCTTAATGTGCAAATCACTAGACTACCATCAAACGCAACACACTCTgaaatttatttttcattattatctTGTCTTTTTCACTCAGGGCCTAAGGGAAATCAACGGTGTTGCTatcaaccatttccttctgggAGATCCGGCTTATCCTTTAATGGAGTGGCTGATCAAGGGGTACACCCATTCCCCACGCATCACCCCTGAGCAGGAGTCATTTAATGTCTACTTAAGCTCTGCAAGGACCACTGTCGAGATCGCCTTTGGGAGACTGAAGTCACGCTGGCGAGTTTTGCTCAAGCGTAGTGACTTCCATTTTACATTCACCCCTCATGTGATAGCTACATGTTGTGCGTTGCATAACCTGTGTGAAGATGAGAAGGACGGTGTAAACCCCACCTGGACCGATGAGGCTGCCGCTTTAGCCGCCGACCTACCACAACCTGGTGCCCGTGCCCACAACACAGACACTGCAGGTGGTCAGAAGATCAGGGAGGTGCTTACAGATTATTTGAGCACAAACTTCCCTCTGCGCAGACCTTTGTTTTAGCATTTGCTAGCTTCATCTTTTGTTTCTGTACAGCACGCTGCATCTTTCATGCCATTAATAAAATCATTTCATTtgtagtttcagttttattttttttatatatatatgtcaacTTTAAATTGTGTATTTTCGGTGCTTTCTCTATCAGA harbors:
- the LOC133423727 gene encoding uncharacterized protein LOC133423727; translated protein: MYADDTVLFTHGTDANIVAQKLSVAMEKQKFHIPQIIGCIDGTHIPVLPPSEGYKDFVNRKGWPSYVLQAVVDDTYRFWNISCKLPGSAHDANVLRHSALFSHADQLPKGLREINGVAINHFLLGDPAYPLMEWLIKGYTHSPRITPEQESFNVYLSSARTTVEIAFGRLKSRWRVLLKRSDFHFTFTPHVIATCCALHNLCEDEKDGVNPTWTDEAAALAADLPQPGARAHNTDTAGGQKIREVLTDYLSTNFPLRRPLF